The Sulfitobacter indolifex genome contains the following window.
CGACGACATTGATGAGATCATCACGGCGGTAGACGGCGCATTGGATCGGGTCTTTACCTCGGCGTAAAACCGCAGAAGCAGTGCGATCTTAGGCAGCATTGGTTGACCCGATGCTGCCTTCGTCTATTTACCCCTTTGTCTTGCCCGAACATGACATCAGATGGAAAATTGCCGCGCATCGCTGCGTCGAAAATTTTTCTTAATATCCATCGCTTTCGCGGGAACCTCTTCCAACCTCCCCGCGTTGGCAAATGAGTAACTTGGGAGAAAGACATGAAGAAATTCCTTATCGCCATTCCGCTGGTCGCCACACTTGCCGCTTGTAACGGCACCACGCCCAGCCAAGGTGCCCTGACGGGTGCTGCTCTTGGCGCGGCCACAGGTGCTGCCGTTTCAGGTGGCGACGACAAAGTTCAAGGCGCAATCATTGGCGGTCTCGCTGGTGCAGCGGCTGGTAACTACATCGGCCAGACCCAGTCCGGCAAATGCGTTTACCAGAACTCCAACGGCCAGCGCTACACCGCAGCGTGCCCGTAAACGTCTGACATCGCGCGTTTTCGCGATGAAGGGGCTTCGACCGTTGGTCGGAGCCCTTTTTCATTTCCAGCCCGCCCACGCAACGCTTGGCAGCCCCTTGTTTTGATCCTAACAGGGATCAAAGCGCCTGAGCGCTTGGGGAGGGCAAATGACGTTATTTGATATCGCGATCCTAGTGATCGCAGCCTTCGGTGCGGGGGTGCTAAACACCATCGCCGGGGGCGGCACGTTTCTAACTTTTCCGGCACTGGTCTTCACCGGAATGCCCCCCGTGGCGGCCAATGCAACAAGCGCCGTGGCGGTGTTTCCGGGCTACCTTGCCGGGGCATTCGGCTTTCGCAATGAGCTGGGCGGATTTGACCGCAAGCGGCTTTTGCGGCTTAGCCTCATTACACTTTCGGGCGGGGCTGTCGGCTCTGGCCTGCTGCTGGTCTCCTCTAACGAGGCCTTCTCCATTGTCGTGCCCTTCCTCTTGCTCGCCGCGACGCTGGCCTTCCTTTTGGGCGACCGCATCCGCGCTTTCGCCGCCGCCCATGCCCGCGCTGTAACGCCCCAAGGCGCGCTCGGGCTTTTTGCGGTCAGCGTCTATGGCGGCTACTTCAACGGCGGTTTGGGCATCGTGCTGCTGGCCCTCTTCGCGCTTTGGGGGATGACCGATCTGCACGGAATGAACGGGTTGAAAAACGGGCTGAGCTTTGTGCTCTCGTCGATCTCCGTTGCCGTCTTTGCACTGGCCGGGCTGGTCGCATGGCAGCAAGCACTGCTGATGATGCTGGCCGCCACGGCGGGCGGCTATGCTGGTGCACCGCTGGCCCGGGCGCTGCCGAAACAAGCGGTGCGATGGCTGATCGCCGCCATCGGCTTTGGCATGAGCGCGGTGTTCTTCTGGCGGCTTTTCGCAGGCTAGCCGAGCACACGCACCGCGCCGCTTTCGGGATCGAAAAGCACCAAGGGCTGGTCCGCGCTTTCGATCCGGCCCAACCCCATGTGATCGCGCAACAGCGCCAGCGGCCCCGAGATCGCCCGCGCCAGTGCCATCTCCAACGGCTCCCCCACCGCGTGGGTCAGCGTATAGACCGCGCGGCCCATCTCCAAATCCGCCCCTGCCAAAGTGCCGTCCGCCAAGGTCAGTTGCCCGTTGGCCCGGTAAACCTCGCGCCCGTTCAACGTAAAGCTTGTGATATCCGATCCCGCCGTCGCCATGGCGTCGCTGACGAGGAAAATCCCCTCCGCCTTGGCTGCCAGCGCATTGCGGATGCTGGCGGGATGCACATGGATGCCGTCGGCAATCAGCCCCGCGTGGACCCCCTCACAGGCCAACGCAGCCCCGACCAAGCCCGGCGCGCGGTTGCCCATCTGGCTCATCGCGTTGAATAAATGCGTGACGCAGCAGGCACCCGCATCGAAGGCAGCCATACAGGTCTCATAATCCGCGTCACTATGGCCGAGCGAGACGATCACCCCCGCCTTAGACATCGCGCGGATCTGCGCGTTGCTGGTGTTTTCGGGCGCGACCGTGACCATGAGGTTCGGCAAGCGCGCCGCCGCGCGCAGGATCAGGGCTAGGTCAGCGTTGGTCATCGGGCGGATCAACGCCCCGTCATGCGCGCCCTTGCGCGCGATCGACAGATGCGGGCCTTCCAGATGGAGCCCGATGATACCCGGGACCGCTTCGACAATGGCCGCTACGGCTGCCTCGATGGCCGCTTCGGTTTTGTCAGGCGTGTCGGTGATCAAGGTAGGCAGGAAGCCAGCCACCCCTGTACGGCGATGCGCCTCAGCGATGCGGCGCAGGGTGGCCACATCGGGGCTGTCGTTGAACATCACCCCACCGCCGCCATTGACCTGAAGATCGACAAAACCGGGGCAAAGCACGCCTGCTGCCAACCGCTCCGTCGCCGTGCCTTCCGGCACCTCCTCGGGGGTGAGGATACGGCGGCTACCATCTTGCATCAGCGCCAGCACCTTGCCGGGGTGCAGGTACTTCCCGTCGTGGATGTCGACCCCGGTAAAAACCTTCACGAACTCGCGCATGGCAAAGTCTCCCCCGCTGCGGCCTTGCAGACCAGTTGAAACGCCCCATCGAGCGCCGAACCCCGCGCTGCGATCTGACCCGTCAAATGATCTCTCGGCAGGAACCGCGCGTAATGCGGGCCGATCCCGCCCAGCAAACAGAGCGGATCACCGGGCTTGAACTCCAGCGCTTTCAGCGCGCGGGTGTAATAGGCCGCGCCTTCGTGCATTAACGCCTCAGCATGGCGGTCCCCGGCCTCTGCCGCCGCGATGACTTTTGGCGCGAATGCCGCGTAATCTCCGGGGTGCGCCGTCAGGCTGAAGGCCACGAAGGCATCAGGATTATCGCCAAAATCCGCCATCAAAGCGCGGGTCAGATCGCTATGCGGCAACAACCCGTCATAGCATTGCAGCGCACGGTCTAGCGCCCCCCGCCCCAGCCATGCGCCCGACCCCTGGTCGGCCAGATGGAACCCCCAACTCCCGACATAGCGAAAGCCTGCGCCATCCGTTGCCGCCACAATCGTGCCCGTGCCGATGGCCAGCACCCAGCCCGCCACGCCTTCGCCAAGCGCGCCAACGACGCAGGCCGGGCGGTCATCATCAGCAATGATCCGGGCGTAGGGCAGTGCCGCGCGCAGACGCGCCTCGTCCCGCGCCACATTCATCCCTGCAAGGCCGACAAATGCAGTGGCATTCTCAAGCGCCGAGAGGGGCAACCCCGCCTCCGCTGCAGCCTCCTCAACCGCGCCGCGTACATTCACTAAGGTATGGTCAGGGTCATTACCGATATTCGCACGCCCCCCGGATGCACGGCCAAGAATGCCATCACGCTGCGTGCCAATGGCGGCGCGGCAACCGGTGCCACCGCCGTCCACGGCGATCAAAAGGGGGGCGGAAATGCTCATGCGATACTTCTAGGCGAGGTGCCGGACGAACGGAAGTGCGCGCCGTGCGCCGATTTAATTCACCGCAATATAATGCCAGATTGAACTCCCCCTAGCGCCAGCCTAACGTCGCCCCCATGGCCCTGCCCGTCGAAACCTTTTTCCTGCGCCCCGATGCGCAAGGCACCCTGCAGCAGCAGATCCAACAGATGATCGCTCAGGGCATCCTTTCCGGTCGGTTTCAACGGGGCGAGAAACTGCCCTCGACCCGCAAACTCGCCGCTCACCTCGGCGTCAGCCGGATCACGGTGACCATCGCCTATACTGAACTGTTGGCCAACGACTACCTCACCTCAGCCGGGCGGTCGGGCTATTTCGTCTCAGACAACGCCCCCGCGCCCCCGGCCTTTGCCCCCCGCGCCGAGGCGGATGACGCCATCGACTGGACCCGCGCCATCGGTCAACGGTTCAGCGCCAATGGGCTGGCCGCCAAACCGCAGGATTGGGCCAGCTACCGATACCCTTTCATCTACGGCCAAGCCGACCCGACGCTTTTTGACCACGCGAACTGGCGGCTTTGTGCGTTGCAAGCCTTGGGCCAGCGCGACTTCACCTCGATGACGACCGACTACTACGATCAGGACGACCCGCAACTGATCGAATTTATTGCCCGCCACATCCTGCCCCGGCGCGGTGTCTCGGCCCGGCCCGAGCAAATCTTGATCACCCTCGGCGCGCAGAACGCCCTATGGCTAACCGCCCAAGTGCTGCTGACCCAACGCCGCCGCGCCGTGTTGGAAGACCCTTGCTATCCGGCGTTGAGCGGCATCCTCAGCCAATCGCGTTGCCACATCACGCCGGTGCGCGTGGATCAAGATGGCCTCCCGCCCGAGGCGATCCCCCCCGATACCGATGTGATTTTTACCACGCCCAGCCACCAATGCCCGACGAATGCGACCATGCCGATGGACCGCCGCCGCGCGCTTTTGTCCCGCGCCCGCGAGCTAGAGGCGCTGATCGTCGAAGACGACTATGAGTTTGAGATGTCCTTCCTCAAACCCGCCTCTCCCGCGCTCAAATCGCTCGATGATGAGGGAAGGGTGATCTATGTCGGCAGCTTTTCCAAATCGCTCTTCCCGGGGCTGCGGCTGGGCTATCTGGTAGGCTCTGAGCCGTTCATCCGCGAAGCCCGCGCGCTGCGCGCATCCGTGCTGCGCCACCCGCCGGGGCATATCCAGCGTACCGCGGCCTATTTCCTGTCGCTCGGCCATTATGACGCCCTCATTCGCCGCATGGGGCTGGCGCTACACGAACGCCGCCGCGTGATGGAAGAGGCGCTTGAGACGCATGGTTTGCGGGTGTCGGGCCGTGGGGCTTATGGCGGATCGTCCTTCTGGATGCGCGCACCAGAGAGTGTGGACACGGCGCAACTGGCCGAAAACCTGCGCGCGCGTGATGTGCTGATTGAGCCGGGCCACGCCTTTTTCGCGGGCGAAGAGAAGGCGACGAATTACTACCGGCTGGCCTATTCCTCCATCCCCGCCGCGCGCATCGGGGAAGGGGTTGGTCTGATTGCCCAAGAGATTGACCGCCTGCGCTGATCTGGCCCTAGGGCTGGGCCACTTCTGGCCCTAACCCCCGCCCGCGCCTGCCCGTAATTTGCTCGCAGCCTTGCCCCCACGCCCAAAGGATCGCCCCATGAAAATGACCACCGAAGAAGCCTTCGTCAAAACCCTTCAGATGCATGGGATCGACACGGCCTTTGGCATTATCGGCTCTGCCATGATGCCGATCTCTGACCTGTTCCCCGCCGCCGGGATCACCTTCTACGACGGTGCGCATGAGTGTAATTCTGGCATGATGGCCGACGGCTTCACCCGCGCCTCGGGGCGGATGTCGATGATGGTGGCACAAAACGGGCCGGGCATTACCAACTTCGTGACGCCGGTCAAAACCGCCTATTGGAACCACACGCCGCTGCTGTTGGTCACCCCGCAGGCGGCGAACAAAACCATTGGTCAGGGCGGCTTTCAAGAGGTCGAGCAGATGGCGCTCTTCCGCGATATGGTCGCCTATCAAGAAGAAGTGCGTGACCCCACCCGCATCGCCGAGACGCTGAACCGGGTGATCTTGCAGGCGAAACGCCACTCCGCCCCGGCGCAGATCAACATCCCGCGTGATTTCTGGACCCAAGTGATCGACATCGACTTGCCCGCCATAGTCGAGTTTGAACGCCCCTCAGGCGGCGAGACGGCCATTGCCGAAGCGGCAGAGCTCCTTTCGAACGCCAAATTCCCGGTGATCCTGAACGGCGCGGGCGTGGTGATCGGCGGGGCAATTGACGACGCGCGCAAGCTGGCCGAACGGCTCGATGCGCCTGTCTGCTGCGGCTACCAGCACAATGACGCCTTCCCCGGCTCGCACCCGCTGTCGGTCGGGCCGCTGGGCTACAATGGCTCCAAAGCGGCGATGGAACTGATCGCCAAGGCCGATGTCGTGCTGGCGCTTGGCACGCGGCTGAACCCCTTCTCGACCCTGCCGGGCTATGGCATCGACTATTGGCCCAAGGACGCCAAGATCATTCAGGTCGACATCAACCCTGACCGCATCGGCCTGACCAAGAAGGTCAGCGTTGGCATTGTCGGCGACGCGGGCAAGGTGGCCCGCACGATCCTTGACGGGCTGAGCGACAGCGCCGGCGACGCGGGCCGCGAAGAAAGGCGCAACCTGATTGCGCAAACCAAATCCGCGTGGGCGCAGGAACTCACCTCGATGGATCACGAGGAAGACGACCCCGGCACCACATGGAACGAACGCGCCCGCGACCGCGAGCCGGAAAAGATGTCCCCCCGCATGGCATGGCGCGCGATCCAGAAGGCGCTGCCGAAAGAGGCGATCATCAGCTCTGACATCGGCAACAACTGCGCCATCGGCAACGCCTATCCGACATTTGAAGCGGGCCGCAAATACCTCGCGCCGGGCCTCTTTGGCCCCTGCGGCTATGGTTTTCCGGCGATCTGCGGGGCCAAGATCGCCTGCCCTGACGTGCCAGTGGTGGGCTTTGCCGGGGACGGTGCGTTTGGCATTTCGATGAACGAGATGGTCAGCGTCAGCCGCGACGACTGGCCCGCTGTGACCATGGTGATCTTCCGCAACTACCAATGGGGCGCGGAAAAGCGGAACACGACGCTGTGGTTCGATGACAACTTCGTCGGCACCGAACTCGCGCAGGACGTGAGCTATGCTGGCGTGGCCAAAGCCTGCGGCGTCGAGGGCGTGCAGGTGTCATCGATGGACGAACTGACCGACGCTTTGGACCGCGCGGTCAAGGCGCAGATGGAAGAGGGCAAGACGACCTTCATCGAAGTGCTGCTGAACCAAGAGTTGGGCGAGCCCTTCCGCCGCGATGCGATGAAGAAGCCTGTCTCTGTCGCCGGGATCAGCCGGGATGACATGCGCCCGCAACGGGTCTGAGCCATGGCGCTGGTGCTCGTCGTCAACGCGGGATCGTCGTCAATTAAGACGGCGGTCTTTGACGGTGGGTTGAACGAGCGTCTGCGGATTGAGGCGCAGGGCATCGGCCAGACCGGCGCGCTGCTTCTGGGAGACGCTCCGCCGGTGCGCCTTGATCTGCCTGACCACCAGACCGCCTTCCGCGCCATTCTGGACGGGCTGCGCCAAAAAGGGATTTCTGGCGCTGACCTGACGGCCGCCGCCCACCGTGTCGTGCATGGCGGCCCTAATCTGGCCGAGACAACGACAATCACGCCTGCCGTCCGAAGCGCCATCGCCGAGGCTCAACCGCTGGCCCCACTGCACAATCCGCACCACCTCGGCGCCATCGACGCGCTGGCAGCGCTCCTGCCCGACCTGCCGCAGGTCGCCGCCTTTGATACCGGCTTTCACCGCAGCAACCCCGATGTCGCCCGCCGCTATGCTCTGCCCGACCGGGCAGAGACCGCCGCCCTGCGCCGCTATGGGTTTCACGGCATCAGCTATGAAAGCCTCGTACAGAATTTCCCTCAGACCACGGGCGCAGACCTCCCCCGCCGCCTGCTGGCGCTGCATTTGGGCAATGGCGCATCGCTCTGCGCGATCCTTGAGAGGCAATCGGTTGCCACAACCATGGGTTTTTCGCCGCTCGGCGGGCTGACCATGGGCACCCGAGCGGGTGAGATTGACGCGGGCGCGGTGCTGCATCTGGTGCGCGATGTCGGGCTGGAGGAGGCCCAAACACTGCTGCATCACGAAAGCGGATTGCTGGGCCTCTCTAATGTCACCGCCGATATGCGGCAACTGGCTGAGACCGATACAACCGCCGCCCGCTTCGCCCGTGAGCATTTCTGCTACTGGATCACTCGGCAGGCGGGGTCGATGATCGCTGCCATGAACGGGATCGACGGCATCGCCTTCACCGGAGGTATCGGCGAAAACGATTCCGAGGTGAGGGAAAAGGTTCTTGCAAACCTTAGCTGGGCGGGAAATATTCCCAATTGGATCATCCCCGCCGCCGAAGAGAAACATATCGCGCGCCAAGCGCTCGCCTTGCTGAAAGACCCAGCCCACCCATGACGCATTCCCAGCCGCCGCTTGATCTGTCGCCCAAGGTCTCGGACGAGGTTCGCAAGACCACCTGCTACATGTGCGCCTGCCGCTGCGGCATCAACGTGCATATGAAAAAGGGGAAGGTCGCCTATATCGAAGGCAACCGCGACCACCCGGTGAACCAAGGCGTGCTCTGCGCCAAAGGCTCTGCGGGGATCATGCAACACAACTCTCCCGCGCGGCTGCGCAACCCGATGAAACGTGTGGGCCCGCGCGGTTCCGGCGAGTTTGAGAGCATCAGCTGGAAAGAGGCGCTGCAGATCGCCACCGACTGGCTGGAGCCGCTGCGCCGCGAAGCGCCCGAAAAGCTTGCGTTCTTCACCGGGCGCGATCAGTCGCAGAGCTTCACCTCGCTTTGGGCGCAGGCTTTCGGCACGCCGAACTACGCGGCCCACGGCGGTTTCTGCTCGGTCAACATGGCCACCGCTGGCATTTACACGATGGGCGGTGCGTTTTGGGAATTCGGCCAGCCCGATTGGGATCACACCAAGCTGTTCATGCTGTTCGGCGTGGCCGAGGACCATGACAGCAACCCGATCAAGATGGGTCTGGGCAAGCTGAAGAAGCGCGGCGCGCGGGTCATCGGGGTGAACCCGATCCGCACCGGATACAATGCCATCGCCGATGAATGGGTCGGCATCACGCCCGGCACCGATGGGCTGTTTATCCTGTCGCTGATCCACTGTCTGATGAAGGCTGGGCGCATCGATGTGGATTACCTCGCCCGTTACACCGACGCCCCAGTGCTGCTGAACAGCGATCCGAAATCGCCGGAGTATGGCCTGCAACTGCGCGATGAGGACGGCAAGGCGCTAGTGGTCGACCGCAAGACCGGCAAGCTGACCCCCTTCGATCAGCCCGGCGTGCGCCCTGACCTTGCCGCCACCTACCGCACAGCAGGCATTACGCACCGCCCGATCTTTCACCAGATGGCCGAGCAATACCTTGGTGAGGACTACACCCCCGAAGCCGTAGCCGAGCGCTGTGGCATCCCCGCGCCGCGCATCCGCGCCATTGCCGCCGAACTGGCCCGCGTCGCCTTTGACGAAGCCTTTGAGCTTGAGCACGAATGGACCGACTTCCGCGGCGAGCATCACAAGACGATGACAGGCCGCCCGGTCTCTTTCCACGCCATGCGCGGCATCTCGGCCCATGCCAATGGGTTTCAAACCTGCCGTGCGCTGCATGTGCTGCAGATCATCCTCGGCACCGTCGAAGTGCCAGGCGGTTTCCGCTTCAAACCGCCCTACCCCAAGCCTGCCACGGCGCACCCCAAACCACATTGCAAAGCCACCCCCGATGCGCCGCTGGATGGGCCGCACCTGGGCTTCGTGCATGGCCCGGATGACCTAGCGCTAAAGGCCGACGGCAGCCCGGCGCGGATCGACAAGGCGTTCACATGGGAAAACCCGATGTCGGCCCACGGGCTGATGCATATGGTGATCTCAAACGCCCATGCAGGCGATCCCTACAAGATCGACACGCTGTTCATGTATATGGCGAATATGTCGTGGAACTCGTCGATGAACCCCGGCGGGGTGATGGAGATGCTGACTGACACCGACGAGAATGGCGAATACGTCATCCCTCGGATCATCTACTCCGATGCCTATTCCTCGGAGATGGTGGCCTATGCGGACCTGATCCTGCCCGACACGACGTACCTTGAACGGCACGACTGTATCTCACTGCTCGACCGCCCGATCAGCGAGGCCGACGCCGCCGCCGATGCGATCCGTTGGCCCGTGGTAGAGCCGAACCGCGACGTGCGCGGCTTTCAGTCAGCGCTCTGCGATCTCGGGGCGAAGCTCGGCCTGCCGGGTTTCGTGAACGACGATGGCAGCCAGAAATACAAAGACTACGCCGACTACATAACCCGTCACGAACGCCGTCCGGGCATCGGCCCGTTGGCCGGGTTCCGGGGCAAGGACGGCAAGGATGTCGGACGGGGGGAGCCAAACCCCGAGCAGATTGACCGCTACATTGAGAACGGCGGCTTCTTCGTCAATCATATCCCGGAGGGGGCGAACTACTACAAGCCGTGGAACGCTGCCTATCAGGATTGGGCCGTGGGCATGGGCATCTATGACGCGCCGCAGCCCTACCTCTTTTCGCTCTACGTCGAGCCGCTGCGGCGTTTTCAATTGGCCGCCGAAGGTCATGGCAAACGCCAGCCCCCCGACCACCTGCGTGAACGGATCAAGCAGACCATGTCGCCCCTGCCGATCTGGTATGAAAGTGATCCGCAAGGCGCTGAGGGCTATGGCGTCCACGCGCTGACCCAACGCCCAATGGCGATGTACCATTCGTGGGGCGGCCAAAACGCATGGCTGCGCCAGTTGCACGGGCACAATCCGCTCTACCTGCCCACCGCGATCATGCGCGCCAAGGGGCTGCAAGACGGCGACTGGGCGCGCGTGACCTCTCCGCACGGCGGGATCACGGTGCCGGTGATGGAGATGGCGGCCCTGAACCCCAAAACGGTCTGGACATGGAACGCCATCGGCAAACGCAAAGGCGCATGGGCGCTGGACAAGGACGCGCCCGAGGCGACCAAAGGCTTCTTGCTGAACCACCTGATCCACGAGTTGTTGCCACCCAAGGGCGATGGGTTGCGGTGGGCCAATTCCGACCCGATTACCGGTCAGGCCGCGTGGTTCGACCTCAAGGTGCACATTGAGAAGTCCGACGCCCCAGCAGAGTCGCAGCCAGAAATCCCGGCGCAGCGCTCTCCCGTCCCGCCCGCGCCGCAGGACATTGCGTGGAAGGTGGGCAAATGACCGCCTCCCTCTGCTCCGCACCGCTTAAGACCCCTCAGGACATCCAGCCATGACCACGCTCCCACAACAGACCGACCGCAAACTCGGCCTTGTGATCGACCTTGATACCTGTGTCGGTTGTCATGCCTGCGTGATCTCCTGCAAAGGCTGGAACACCGAGAACTACGGCGCGCCACTGTCAGACCAAGACGCCTATGGCGCGGACCCGTCGGGCACCTTTCTTAACCGCGTGCACAGCTATGAGGTTCAGCCCGAAGCGGGTGCCGCGCAGCTCGTGCATTTCCCGAAATCCTGCCTACACTGCGATGACGCGCCCTGCGTCACCGTCTGCCCCACGGGAGCGAGCTACAAGCGCGTCGAAGACGGGATCGTTCTGGTCAATGAAAGCGACTGTATCGGTTGTGGTCTCTGCGCCTGGGCCTGCCCCTACGGCGCGCGTGAGATGGACGTGGCCGCAGGTGTGATGAAGAAATGCACCCTCTGCGTCGACCGTATCTATAACGAGAACCTGCCCGAAGAAGACCGCCAACCTGCCTGCGTGCGCACCTGCCCCGCTGGCGCGCGACACTTTGGCGATCTTGGCGATCCGGAAAGCGCGGTAAGCCAATTGGTGGCCGAGCGCGGCGGTGTGGACCTCATGCCCGAGCAAGGCACTAAGCCGGTCAATAAATATCTGCCGCCCCGCCCGCGCGATCAATTGCAAAGCGCAGAGGACAGCGGCAAGATTGACATATTGGCGCCCTTCCTTGCCCCCATCGACAGCGGCCCCAAGGGCTTCCTCGGCTGGCTTGACCGCACTCTGGAGAAGCTCTGATGCATCCGGCACCTTCTGTTATCCTGTTCAGCAGCCTGTCGGGGCTCGGCTTTGGCCTGCTTGCATGGCTCGGCATCGGCCTACCTACCGTGACCGGCTGGGTGGCCTTCGTTTTCCTCGCGCTGGCTTACCTTTTGGCCGTGGGCGGGCTGATCGCATCGACATTCCACTTGGGCCATCCGGAACGCGCGCTCAAGGCGTTTACCCAGTGGCGCAGCAGTTGGCTCAGCCGTGAGGCTTGGGCCTCGGTCGCGGCCCTGCTGACCATGGCGGCCTATGGCGCGGGGCTGGTGTTTTACGACACGCGGCTTTGGCCGCTGGGGCTGATCGGCGCGGCGCTGTCATTGCTGACGGTGCTGACCACGGCGATGATCTATACGCAGATGAAGACTGTGCCCCACTGGCATAGTGTCATGACGCCGCTAAACTTCTTGTCACTTAGCATTGCGGGGGGCGCGGTGCTGGCCGGGCAAGTGACCGCGGCGATGCTGCTTCTCACGCTGGCGGGCGTGGTGCAGATCGTCACATGGTGGCGCGGGGATCAGGCGCTGGCGGCCTCGGGCACCGATATCGCGACGGCGACGCGGCTCGGCAATATCGGCAGCGTCCGCGCCTTTGAGCCGCCGCATACTGGCAGCAACTATCTGCTGCGAGAGTTCGTTTATCAGATCGGGCGCAAACACGCGCTGAAGCTGCGGGTGATCGCGATCACGCTGATGGTGCTGCTGCCACTGCTGCTCTTGCTCTCGCCCGTGTTCCACCACCTCGCCGCTGCCCTCGCGGTGCTCAGCCATGCAGCGGGGGTGCTGACCTCGCGCTGGCTGTTCTTCGCGCAGGCGGAGCATGTGGTCGGGATTTACTACGGCAAACGCTGAATGCAAAAGAGGGGGTGTCTCCACCCCCTCTTGCATTCCAATTCACAGCTTAAAAAGCAGTTTTAATTCATCAAACCCGCGTGGCGCAGACCCGCATCGACCAGTTCTTTGGTCGGGTCCGTCAACTCTGTCAGCGGCAAGCGCACCTCGTCCGAGCAGAGGTCCAACCGCGACATGGCGTATTTCACGCCCACCAGCCCCGGCTCGGTAAAGATCGCTTTGTGCAGCGGCATCAAACGG
Protein-coding sequences here:
- a CDS encoding molybdopterin oxidoreductase family protein, translated to MTHSQPPLDLSPKVSDEVRKTTCYMCACRCGINVHMKKGKVAYIEGNRDHPVNQGVLCAKGSAGIMQHNSPARLRNPMKRVGPRGSGEFESISWKEALQIATDWLEPLRREAPEKLAFFTGRDQSQSFTSLWAQAFGTPNYAAHGGFCSVNMATAGIYTMGGAFWEFGQPDWDHTKLFMLFGVAEDHDSNPIKMGLGKLKKRGARVIGVNPIRTGYNAIADEWVGITPGTDGLFILSLIHCLMKAGRIDVDYLARYTDAPVLLNSDPKSPEYGLQLRDEDGKALVVDRKTGKLTPFDQPGVRPDLAATYRTAGITHRPIFHQMAEQYLGEDYTPEAVAERCGIPAPRIRAIAAELARVAFDEAFELEHEWTDFRGEHHKTMTGRPVSFHAMRGISAHANGFQTCRALHVLQIILGTVEVPGGFRFKPPYPKPATAHPKPHCKATPDAPLDGPHLGFVHGPDDLALKADGSPARIDKAFTWENPMSAHGLMHMVISNAHAGDPYKIDTLFMYMANMSWNSSMNPGGVMEMLTDTDENGEYVIPRIIYSDAYSSEMVAYADLILPDTTYLERHDCISLLDRPISEADAAADAIRWPVVEPNRDVRGFQSALCDLGAKLGLPGFVNDDGSQKYKDYADYITRHERRPGIGPLAGFRGKDGKDVGRGEPNPEQIDRYIENGGFFVNHIPEGANYYKPWNAAYQDWAVGMGIYDAPQPYLFSLYVEPLRRFQLAAEGHGKRQPPDHLRERIKQTMSPLPIWYESDPQGAEGYGVHALTQRPMAMYHSWGGQNAWLRQLHGHNPLYLPTAIMRAKGLQDGDWARVTSPHGGITVPVMEMAALNPKTVWTWNAIGKRKGAWALDKDAPEATKGFLLNHLIHELLPPKGDGLRWANSDPITGQAAWFDLKVHIEKSDAPAESQPEIPAQRSPVPPAPQDIAWKVGK
- a CDS encoding 4Fe-4S dicluster domain-containing protein yields the protein MTTLPQQTDRKLGLVIDLDTCVGCHACVISCKGWNTENYGAPLSDQDAYGADPSGTFLNRVHSYEVQPEAGAAQLVHFPKSCLHCDDAPCVTVCPTGASYKRVEDGIVLVNESDCIGCGLCAWACPYGAREMDVAAGVMKKCTLCVDRIYNENLPEEDRQPACVRTCPAGARHFGDLGDPESAVSQLVAERGGVDLMPEQGTKPVNKYLPPRPRDQLQSAEDSGKIDILAPFLAPIDSGPKGFLGWLDRTLEKL
- a CDS encoding dimethyl sulfoxide reductase anchor subunit family protein, coding for MHPAPSVILFSSLSGLGFGLLAWLGIGLPTVTGWVAFVFLALAYLLAVGGLIASTFHLGHPERALKAFTQWRSSWLSREAWASVAALLTMAAYGAGLVFYDTRLWPLGLIGAALSLLTVLTTAMIYTQMKTVPHWHSVMTPLNFLSLSIAGGAVLAGQVTAAMLLLTLAGVVQIVTWWRGDQALAASGTDIATATRLGNIGSVRAFEPPHTGSNYLLREFVYQIGRKHALKLRVIAITLMVLLPLLLLLSPVFHHLAAALAVLSHAAGVLTSRWLFFAQAEHVVGIYYGKR